One window of Perca flavescens isolate YP-PL-M2 chromosome 6, PFLA_1.0, whole genome shotgun sequence genomic DNA carries:
- the itga8 gene encoding integrin alpha-8, producing the protein MERVWDSVSSAGMFILGLLSVLWPALNGVWSFNLYAEHPTVYRGPDGSYFGYSVDFYQPTSDSNTFSVLVGAPKANTSQPGIVEAGAVYYCPWPGYPDSCRQIPFDNSNNRMIKVNGTREPLEFKSHQWFGASVRTHKGKVVACAPLYHWRTVKLSGEKDPVGTCYVAVQNFSAYAEYSPCRTNDPDPEGQGFCQAGFSVDFTKEGMLVVGGPGSFYWQGQVMTAGIAEILNGYSLKAVLRRVPGEKHTRAAEDTHDDSYLGYSVAVGEFTGDSEQELIAGVPRGAQNFGYVAMINSTNLTFIQNFTGEQMASYFGYSVAVTDLNGDGTDDVLVGAPLYMEREMESKPREVGRVYLYLQMAPLTFSKPVALTGTHTFGRFGTSIAPLGDINQDGYNDVAVGCPFGGEERGGRVLIFNGNRDVSTQGLTLSQELRAARTPSGSLPGYGFTLRGGQDLDNNQYPDLIVGAFGAGEVSVYRSRAVVSVEAAMVLTPRILNPDDRQCHLPQTDIMVTCLKVDVCAAVSGVGIPNSVDLRAELQLDWLKGTRGGVKRVLFLDTQQPQRTGLLKLGHNRPRACLSYTIYLREEEDFRDKLTPISLALNYSLAPPTHGQNLPPVLNHYSSTFLQEHAYILLDCGDDNICIPDLQLSASMDRSELVIGDDNLVMLTITAMNRGEGAYETELHTLIPPEADYIGVTRRVESLSQLNCEYKMVNESRMVVCDLGNPMVAGTELSVGLRFSVQRLEDAGPKISFELQIHSSNKDNSDSNPVILNLSIVAKAQLDLRGVSHPSQVVLPFPRWEPKEKPVKEDDVGPQVTHIYELHNFGPSSIRKAELQVGWPSRFRDENLLYAMEIKTDGPISCRTNTSLNPLGLQISSLQDTPELLGFLRNTSASSHRRKRAVTAAESYSGKTLNCTNISCLRITCIVGRLDRGQSAVVKIRSRLWAHTFLQRRNDPYILNSTVSFMVTAMPYRIQPSTLPQHTTSMGTLVVWGTPDVSFAVPLWVIILAILLGLLVLAMLTLAMWKCGFFDRARPPADDDVSDQEQLTCDQTGDA; encoded by the exons ATGGAGCGTGTATGGGACTCTGTTTCCTCTGCTGGGATGTTTATTCTCGGGCTGCTGTCGGTGCTGTGGCCGGCGCTAAATGGAGTTTGGAGTTTTAATCTTTACGCAGAGCATCCTACGGTTTACAGGGGACCCGATGGAAGTTATTTCGGCTATTCTGTGGACTTCTACCAACCTACCTCCGACAGCAACAC GTTCAGTGTGTTGGTAGGGGCTCCCAAGGCCAACACCTCTCAGCCCGGCATTGTGGAGGCTGGGGCTGTGTACTACTGCCCCTGGCCTGGATACCCCGACAGCTGCAGACAGATACCTTTTGATAATTCCA ATAACAGAATGATAAAGGTAAACGGCACCAGAGAGCCTCTGGAGTTTAAGTCGCACCAGTGGTTTGGAGCATCGGTCAGGACACACAAAGGAAAAGTGGTG GCATGTGCTCCTCTCTACCACTGGCGGACAGTGAAGCTGAGTGGGGAGAAGGACCCCGTGGGGACCTGCTATGTGGCCGTCCAGAACTTCAGCGCCTACGCAGAGTACTCGCCCTGCAGGACCA atGATCCAGACCCAGAGGGACAGGGCTTCTGCCAGGCTGGCTTCAGTGTGGATTTCACCAAG GAAGGAATGCTGGTGGTAGGAGGACCTGGAAGCTTTTACTGGCAAG gtCAGGTAATGACAGCGGGGATAGCTGAGATACTGAACGGCTATTCTTTGAAGGCAGTGCTGAGACGGGTTCCAGGAGAGAAACACACTCGAGCTGCTGAAGACACACACGACGACAGCTACCTTG GTTACTCTGTGGCAGTGGGAGAGTTTACAGGAGACTCTGAACAAG AGCTGATAGCCGGAGTTCCCAGAGGAGCACAGAACTTTGGATAT GTTGCAATGATCAACTCCACCAATCTGACCTTCATCCAGAACTTCACAGGGGAACAG ATGGCCTCCTATTTTGGCTACTCAGTGGCTGTCACTGACCTGAATGGAGATGG GACCGATGATGTGCTGGTTGGAGCGCCCCTctacatggagagagagatggagagcaaACCCAGAGAGGTGGGGAGGGTGTACCTGTACCTGCAGATGGCCCCGCTCACTTTCTCCAAACCTGTTGCCCTCACTGGCACACACACCTTCGGGCGCTTCGGCACGTCTATAGCACCCTTGGGAGACATCAACCAGGATGGATACAATG ACGTGGCGGTGGGCTGTCCGTTCGGAGGCGAGGAGCGTGGAGGCAGAGTATTGATCTTTAACGGTAACAGAGACGTATCCACGCAAGGCCTGACACTGAGCCAAGAGCTGAGAGCAGCCAGGACCCCCAGTGGCAGTTTGCCTGGATATGGATTCACTCTGAGAGGAGGCCAAGACCTGGACAACAATCAGTATCCCG atcTGATCGTGGGGGCGTTCGGCGCAGGCGAGGTGTCGGTGTACAG gtctcGAGCCGTGGTGTCTGTGGAAGCTGCAATGGTCTTGACTCCCAGAATCCTGAACCCCGATGACCGACAGTGTCACCTGCCTCAAACCGATATCATGGTTACCTG tCTGAAGGTGGATGTGTGTGCAGCAGTGAGTGGAGTGGGGATCCCCAACTCTGTAG ATCTGAGAGCAGAGCTGCAGCTGGATTGGTTGAAAGGCACCAGGGGCGGAGTTAAGAGGGTTCTGTTCCTGGACACCCAGCAGCCTCAGCGCACAGGGCTCCTAAAATTGGGACACAACCGCCCACGTGCATGCCTGAGCTACACCATTTACCTAAGA gaggaggaggattttagGGACAAATTGACCCCAATCTCACTGGCTCTGAACTACAGCTTGGCTCCACCCACTCATGGCCAAAACCTTCCACCTGTCCTCAACCATTATAGCAGCACCTTCCTTCAAGAGCAT GCCTACATTCTTCTGGACTGCGGTGACGACAATATTTGTATCCCCGACCTCCAGCTCTCTGCCAGCAT ggaccgcTCCGAGCTGGTGATTGGAGATGACAATCTGGTCATGTTGACTATCACTGCGATGAACCGAGGAGAGGGAGCCTATGAGACAGAGCTCCACACACTGATACCACCAGAAGCTGACTATATTGGAGTTACGCGCAGGGTGGAG TCCCTGTCTCAGCTAAACTGTGAGTACAAGATGGTCAATGAGTCCAGAATGGTGGTGTGTGACCTCGGGAACCCAATGGTGGCTGGAACAGAG CTGTCTGTTGGTTTGAGGTTTTCTGTCCAAAGGCTGGAGGATGCCGGACCAAAGATCAGCTTTGAGCTACAGATCCACAG CTCCAACAAAGATAACTCCGACAGCAACCCAGTCATTTTGAATCTGTCCATCGTTGCCAAAGCTCAACTCGATTTACGTGG GGTGTCTCATCCCTCTCAGGTGGTGCTGCCATTCCCACGCTGGGAACCCAAAGAGAAGCCTGTCAAAGAGGATGATGTGGGACCACAAGTTACACACATCTATGAG ctCCATAACTTTGGTCCCAGCAGTATTAGGAAGGCTGAGCTTCAGGTCGGCTGGCCTTCCCGTTTCCGTGATGAAAACCTGCTGTATGCCATGGAGATTAAAACTGACGGACCAATTAGCTGCCGGACGAACACCAGCCTCAACCCACTTGGCCTTCAG ATTTCCTCTCTCCAGGATACACCTGAATTATTGGGTTTCTTGAGGAACACCAGCGCTTCTTCTCACCGCCGCAAACGAGCCGTCACTGCCGCTGAGAGTTATAGCGGTAAAACTTTG AACTGCACCAATATCTCATGTCTGAGGATCACGTGTATCGTTGGCCGGTTGGATCGTGGGCAGAGCGCAGTGGTCAAGATCCGCTCGAGACTCTGGGCTCACACTTTCCTGCAG CGGCGTAACGACCCCTACATCCTCAACTCTACCGTATCCTTCATGGTCACAGCCATGCCTTACCGCATCCAACCCTCCACCCTGCCGCAACACACCACCTCG ATGGGGACCCTGGTGGTATGGGGGACTCCTGACGTGTCGTTTGCTGTTCCACTTTGGGTCATCATCCTGGCCATACTGCTGGGGCTGCTGGTGCTGgccatgctaacattagccatgTGGAAG TGTGGTTTCTTTGACCGGGCGCGTCCACCAGCTGACGATGACGTCTCCGACCAGGAGCAGCTGACGTGTGATCAAACAGGGGACGCCTAG
- the LOC114557254 gene encoding ataxin-1, with the protein MKSNQERSNGCLPPKKREILALEQRPVVVATPPAAVITDSPHTENLAWLASVASERCKSRDAESPRCPIYSTSSCSPSTSVPSSATPLSAVPLTSLPTVYPTALPQQAGTIQFAQLGPNVQFISSGPYAGYISSHIISANAGSAPNNSAIGQRSQLDGYTTALISPNTKGEQQFQIGLSPTELTPVSLSSSPQVTSQYFHLDSRTPLTVSGNSVTSPTAHLQLHPNTTVLPQTLTLAPSQLVVQYADGSAGKKPEGHAKGVLNGELELVKQTKTPIHQVNHQQVQSYEARHILLPADYGQNPAGLQTSLVLLAQPNHGAERETGTNKISFIQTEKGGICLGKPVSRSSSFTSLSSSDVVKSVAPHTVIQTTLPHEELPASLYSSTQSPIIGYITSANQHAVSYHAALPQHLVIPSGQSLFIPVSGTNNGTEIEVSCTVSALTATTTPQISTAMPHAYLATALSKCEALGPDGNQPPPAIAQAPVMPVLPPNPPPAVAAAPSPTPAPVPSPAPVSIQASHSISSSSSPVALPPFFMRGSIIQLADGELKRVEDLKTEDFIQSAEISSELKIDSSTVERIDSGQSPNAVVIQFSVGELKAQVCVEVLVEYPFFVFGQGWSSCCPDRTTQLFELSCAKLCVGDVCVSLTLRSLRTTSVTDSQALGTKLKTGHLSDSCHNVDATVRNSMSQNAAGKNSGLLMKASSADRLQREQVTGPGPGLELPPGLGLVPGPGEGIYGAGPMLAVSATGELRQESVKTDMPALTKMQCGDPERPSVRKRRWSAPERDQTERAEEEPPLTLPKPSFIPQEVKISIEGHSSTGSERCLNKRIDC; encoded by the exons ATGAAATCCAACCAGGAGCGGAGTAATGGATGCCTGCCCCCTAAGAAGCGTGAGATCCTGGCTCTGGAGCAGAGGCCAGTGGTAGTAGCCACACCTCCAGCTGCAGTGATTACTGACAGTCCCCACACAGAGAACCTAGCATGGCTGGCAAGTGTAGCAAGTGAACGCTGCAAATCCAGGGATGCAGAGAGCCCGAGATGTCCCATCTACTCCACTTCCTCCTGTTCTCCTTCCACTTCTGTCCCTTCCTCGGCCACTCCTCTGTCTGCGGTACCCCTGACCTCTCTGCCTACAGTTTACCCCACCGCCCTCCCCCAGCAGGCCGGGACTATCCAGTTTGCTCAGCTGGGACCCAACGTTCAGTTCATCAGCTCAGGGCCCTATGCCGGCTACATCTCCTCTCACATAATCTCCGCCAATGCTGGCTCTGCACCTAACAACTCTGCCATAGGACAGCGTTCCCAGCTGGATGGCTACACCACTGCCCTCATCTCCCCCAACACCAAAGGggagcagcagtttcaaatagGCCTCTCTCCCACAGAACTGACTCCTGTGTCGCTTTCAAGCTCCCCCCAAGTCACCAGCCAGTACTTTCATCTGGACAGCAGAACACCTCTGACTGTCAGCGGGAACTCTGTCACTTCACCCACAGCCCACCTCCAGCTCCACCCTAACACAACTGTCCTCCCTCAAACGCTCACCCTCGCTCCCTCCCAGCTGGTAGTTCAGTATGCAGATGGTTCAGCTGGAAAGAAACCGGAGGGGCATGCTAAGGGTGTGCTGAATGGGGAATTGGAGTTGGTCAAACAGACTAAAACTCCCATTCATCAAGTGAACCATCAGCAGGTCCAGAGCTATGAGGCCAGACATATCCTCCTTCCTGCAGACTACGGCCAAAACCCTGCTGGACTCCAGACCTCCTTGGTGCTCTTGGCCCAGCCCAACCATGGAGCTGAACGTGAAACTGGCACAAATAAAATCTCCTTTATCCAGACTGAGAAAGGAGGCATCTGTTTGGGAAAACCAGTGTCCAGATCTTCCTCCTtcacctccctctcttcctcagaTGTGGTTAAGTCTGTTGCTCCTCATACAGTCATCCAGACCACTCTACCCCACGAGGAGCTGCCTGCCAGTCTCTATTCCTCCACACAGTCACCTATCATTGGCTATATCACCAGTGCAAATCAGCATGCTGTCAGCTACCATGCAGCACTGCCTCAGCACCTGGTCATCCCGAGTGGCCAGTCCCTCTTCATCCCAGTCAGTGGCACCAATAACGGCACAGAAATTGAGGTTAGTTGTACTGTCAGCGCCCTGACTGCTACAACTACCCCTCAAATATCCACCGCCATGCCACATGCCTATCTGGCCACAGCCCTGTCCAAGTGTGAGGCACTTGGACCAGATGGAAATCAACCACCCCCTGCCATCGCACAGGCACCAGTGATGCCAGTCCTGCCCCCAAACCCACCTCCTGCAGTGGCGGCAGCTCCCTCCCCAACTCCTGCTCCTGTCCCCAGTCCCGCCCCTGTTTCCATTCAAGCCTCCCACTccatctcctcttcctcttcccctgTGGCACTTCCTCCATTCTTCATGCGAGGCTCCATCATCCAGCTGGCCGACGGGGAGCTGAAGCGCGTAGAAGACCTCAAGACGGAGGACTTCATCCAGAGTGCAGAGATTAGCAGTGAGCTAAAGATCGACTCCAGCACTGTTGAGCGTATTGACAGTGGACAGAGTCCTAATGCTGTGGTCATACAGTTTTCTGTGGGAGAGCTCAAAGCCCAG gtgtgtgtggagGTGCTGGTGGAGTACCCCTTCTTTGTATTTGGCCAGGGCTGGTCATCCTGCTGCCCAGACAGGACCACCCAGCTGTTTGAGCTGTCGTGCGCTAAGCTGTGTGTGGGTGATGTATGCGTGTCGCTGACCCTCCGCAGCTTGAGGACCACTTCAGTAACAGACAGCCAGGCTTTAGGGACCAAGCTGAAGACTGGTCACCTCTCTGACTCCTGTCACAATGTGGATGCCACTGTAAGAAACAGTATGAGTCAAAACGCTGCAGGCAAAAACAGTGGGCTCCTCATGAAGGCTTCCAGTGCAGACAGGCTGCAGAGGGAGCAGGTTACTGGGCCAGGACCAGGACTAGAGCTACCACCAGGATTGGGACTAGTTCCAGGACCAGGGGAGGGCATCTACGGAGCTGGGCCAATGCTGGCAGTTTCTGCAACTGGAGAATTGAGACAGGAATCAGTGAAAACAGACATGCCTGCTCTTACCAAAATGCAATGTGGTGATCCAGAGAGACCCTCAGTCCGCAAGAGACGCTGGTCAGCTCCAGAGCGAGACCAGACTGAGAGAGCTGAGGAGGAGCCTCCTCTGACTCTGCCCAAACCCTCCTTCATCCCTCAGGAGGTTAAAATCAGCATAGAGGGCCACTCTAGTACTGGGAGTGAAAGGTGCTTGAACAAAAGAATAGACTGTTGA